The Chryseobacterium sp. JV274 sequence CTCGCCCTTCAGCCCGAATGACAGTCCCGAAGGTTTTATTTCGTAGGTGTAGGTTTTTCCTACCATAGGATTCTGATTCCCAATAATATTTCCTGTCATGGCTTAGCTGTAATAAAGTTCGTCTGTACCTTTTGTATCTTCCTTGAATTCATCAAAATCTACAACAGGATTGTAGACCTGCTGTTCCTGCGTATTGGCTTTTCCAACCTGGCTTTTGCTGGTTTCACTTTGCTGGCCATGTTTGAGGATGGTGATTTTTCCTCCTGTGCTGCACATCAGTTCTGATATCTCTGTAAGGCAGCTTTTTCCCATGACTTTTACTTTCTCATAAGTTTTCTGCCATTTTCCGGCGGGAGCATAAGCGCAGGGAAGATATCCTCCTGAACTCGGCTTAAGTTTGCATTGTCCAAACGGTTGTGCCGCCGGATCAAGCTGAAGATCATCTTCTGTTACTGCCAGATAATCGGCATTTCCTTCTTCATCATTCCAGTAATGCTTTTGATGGCTGGTTACTTTAAATTTTGGAAATTTAAACCCCTGATTACACTGTACAGTTCCTTTCTGCACAATGAAATATTTTCCTTCATGAGGACTGGAACTGCTGTCCTCTTTTTTATCTTTTTTTTCCTCTTTATTGGATTGCTGATCTGTTTTTTCAGATGATGGCTCTTCATTTTTTGCCTGCTGTTCTGAAGTGTCTTCCTCGCCGGAACTCATTTCATCTGTAGATTCTTCCTGGGAAGAGTCTGAAATATCCTGAGACTGAGTTTCGTGAGCCATAAGCTGTGGATCTTCCGGAATAAAAATGGTTTTTCCGGGAACAGGTTCCTGCATGACATCTTCCTGCGGACAATGGAGATTGTGATAGGTTTTTAAAATGCCTTCATCTTTCAGCTTAAACTGCCGGGCCAGCGAACTGAATGTGTCGCCTTTTTGTGTGACATAATTTTTCATATTATCCTTGTGTTATATTGATATGGTGTTGATGTATCAATACCTCTTCATGGCTGAGTAAAACCGAAGCTTTAGCCTGAAGAAGATTCTTATTTTTTGTGTGGGTGGTGTATTCTAATATAATATTTCCTTGTGCAGGTTCAGAAGCAGGTTCCTGAAGTTTAATGCCGCGCATGATCTCCTGTGAGGTACATAATTCGGTGATTTTACCCTTTAAAATGGTTAAAACAGAGTGGTCATCTTTATTTTCCTGTTCAATATTGATTTCACATTGTACCGGAAATGAATTCTGTAAAAGATAAAAAGATTCTGCCCATTTTGTTTTCCTTTGGAACCAATCAATTTTGGGAAACAATGCCTGAAACAGAAGCGTACTCTGAAATTGCTGTAATAAAAATAATTCATCCTGAATACCTTTTTCAAACGTATCCATGTAATTTTGAGCAACTTCACCTACATAAAACTCTTCAAGTTCTTTGCGCTGACGGGTAAAAGTGTCTGTGATTTTTTTGTGGTCTGCAAAGCCTGTAATTTGGCCCTTGTCATTCATGATAAATTCAAGAGGCATAGTACTTTTCATACAGGCAATAGATAAACTGCTTACCTTATCATCAGGTGTATTTCCATTGGATTTAAAATCATTTTGACTGTAGCTCAGGATATGTTGGCCTGTATTTCTGTCTTTGTGAAGATCAAGCTCAATGATGTAATCAATAGTAACCGAAGGTTCAAACGGACTTTCAAAGGTTTCATTCACGGAATAGGATTTAGCAAAAAAAGACTCAGAAAATTTTGAAGGAAAACTGTTTTTTCTTTCCTGTTCTTTTTGTTTCTCCGTTTTAAAATTGGTAGGAACAAAGATATTTTTGACGTCATTAAGATTTTCAAACCAAACTTTATCCATTCTTTGGCAATGGGAATTGTGAAACAGCTTTAGTTCCTCGCCGGTCATACCCAGCCGGGAAGCAATAGAGCTCAATGTATCTCCGTTTCGTACCTGATATTGTAAGAAATCAATTTCCATCCAATGTGAATTATAGGATAAAGCTATTAAAAAACTCTATTTGAAATTAATTTTTAGGGTTAAATTTCAAAAATTGTAGTAGAATTACGACACGAGATTGATGCTGTACAGAAAACCACCCCGTCAAAAATTCTTTGAATTTTTGCCACCCCTCCGGAGGAGGGGAATGTTGCGTCTTCAGTTGTGATGCCAGTCAGGATTGGAGTTTTTGTTGAGGCTTTTCTTATTGTTTTAATATGGTTGGATTCCTACGGAATGACAAACTGTATGGGTAAGACTATCATTCCAATTATGTCATTCCGTAGGAATCTAAGCTGCTATATTTTAAAACTTATGTGCTTTTAAAACAGTTCGTTGTAACTTACAATAAGCAGATAAGAAACTTTTGTGACTTTTGTGGTTTCATTATATAC is a genomic window containing:
- a CDS encoding PAAR-like protein, yielding MKNYVTQKGDTFSSLARQFKLKDEGILKTYHNLHCPQEDVMQEPVPGKTIFIPEDPQLMAHETQSQDISDSSQEESTDEMSSGEEDTSEQQAKNEEPSSEKTDQQSNKEEKKDKKEDSSSSPHEGKYFIVQKGTVQCNQGFKFPKFKVTSHQKHYWNDEEGNADYLAVTEDDLQLDPAAQPFGQCKLKPSSGGYLPCAYAPAGKWQKTYEKVKVMGKSCLTEISELMCSTGGKITILKHGQQSETSKSQVGKANTQEQQVYNPVVDFDEFKEDTKGTDELYYS
- a CDS encoding LysM peptidoglycan-binding domain-containing protein, which encodes MEIDFLQYQVRNGDTLSSIASRLGMTGEELKLFHNSHCQRMDKVWFENLNDVKNIFVPTNFKTEKQKEQERKNSFPSKFSESFFAKSYSVNETFESPFEPSVTIDYIIELDLHKDRNTGQHILSYSQNDFKSNGNTPDDKVSSLSIACMKSTMPLEFIMNDKGQITGFADHKKITDTFTRQRKELEEFYVGEVAQNYMDTFEKGIQDELFLLQQFQSTLLFQALFPKIDWFQRKTKWAESFYLLQNSFPVQCEINIEQENKDDHSVLTILKGKITELCTSQEIMRGIKLQEPASEPAQGNIILEYTTHTKNKNLLQAKASVLLSHEEVLIHQHHINITQG